In the Syntrophorhabdaceae bacterium genome, one interval contains:
- the flgG gene encoding flagellar basal-body rod protein FlgG has translation MIRALWTAATGMNVQQVNLDVIANNIANVNTNGFKKSRADFQDLMYQTLRVQGTRTDNGNQVPTGIQIGLGAMLSAVQKIFQQGDYQNTGNELDMAIQGNGFLQVTLPSGDKAYTRSGAMKSDSEGKIVTSDGYLLEPNITIPQKTLNISIESDGTVSALVQGQSSPQQIGKVELATFANPTGLRAIGKNLFVETDASGTPTTGKPGDNGMGTLLQGYLEMSNVNIMQEMINLIIGQRAYEVNSKAIQAADEMLQMANNIRR, from the coding sequence ATGATAAGGGCATTATGGACAGCCGCGACAGGGATGAATGTGCAGCAGGTGAACCTTGACGTTATAGCGAACAACATTGCAAACGTCAATACAAATGGGTTCAAGAAATCGCGGGCAGATTTCCAGGACCTGATGTACCAGACATTGAGGGTCCAGGGGACCAGGACGGACAATGGGAACCAGGTACCGACAGGAATACAGATAGGACTTGGCGCTATGCTGTCTGCGGTTCAGAAGATCTTCCAGCAGGGAGATTACCAGAATACCGGGAATGAGCTTGATATGGCCATCCAGGGGAATGGTTTTTTGCAGGTTACCCTTCCTTCAGGGGATAAGGCCTATACACGTTCCGGCGCCATGAAGAGCGACTCCGAGGGGAAGATAGTCACATCGGACGGCTACCTCCTTGAGCCAAACATCACGATCCCGCAAAAGACACTCAATATTTCCATCGAATCGGACGGCACCGTGTCCGCCCTTGTTCAAGGTCAATCGAGTCCGCAGCAGATCGGTAAGGTTGAGCTTGCAACCTTCGCAAATCCTACGGGTTTAAGGGCAATAGGGAAAAATCTGTTTGTAGAGACAGATGCAAGCGGTACCCCGACAACAGGCAAACCGGGGGACAACGGAATGGGAACTTTGCTGCAGGGGTACTTAGAGATGTCAAATGTGAATATCATGCAGGAGATGATCAATCTCATCATAGGACAGCGGGCATATGAGGTCAATTCAAAGGCTATTCAGGCTGCCGATGAGATGCTCCAGATGGCGAACAATATAAGGAGATAA